A genomic region of Nymphaea colorata isolate Beijing-Zhang1983 chromosome 2, ASM883128v2, whole genome shotgun sequence contains the following coding sequences:
- the LOC116246807 gene encoding uncharacterized protein LOC116246807 gives MDGVPRPLRILATTAAVFVGGVFTLSLSSSLAIRALQSVSDAKKRKIATRCEACNGSGFYPCKLCKGKSTIEWSPLFDPVVINPCLCPTCEGNKVQRCLNCLGKGYA, from the exons atggatgGTGTTCCTCGGCCACTGCGAATCCTGGCAACGACGGCTGCCGTGTTCGTTGGTGGGGTGTTCACCCTCTCCCTGTCCTCGTCTCTTGCCATTCGTGCACTTCAATCTGTTTCTGACGCCAAGAAG AGAAAGATTGCTACGAGATGTGAGGCCTGCAATGGAAGCGgcttctacccatgtaaactgtGCAAAGGAAAATCTACCATTGAATGGTCGCCTCTGTTTGATCCAGTGGTCATAAATCCATGCCTTTGTCCAACGTGTGAAGGCAACAA GGTGCAAAGATGTCTGAACTGTCTTGGCAAGGGTTATGCCTGA
- the LOC116248501 gene encoding uncharacterized protein LOC116248501 yields MEQENPPPPATGRQQVGQVPYKQEGLLLRPSRPTNALVWCFAIFCSAFSLLLILTGVITLIVFLAVKPRHPSFDIANASLSSIYIDSPGFLNGELFILANFTNPNQRINMGFEYLNIELLFHGTLIAARAIKPFGQRSGESRLQTIQMVSRGVPLPSMLLLELQRQVRNNRIQYEIRGNFKTRAGFGLSHITYWITRQCFVELTSPPNGVLVGRICTMN; encoded by the coding sequence ATGGAGCAGGAGAACCCGCCTCCTCCGGCGACTGGCCGGCAACAAGTCGGTCAAGTCCCCTACAAGCAGGAAGGGCTGCTGCTGCGGCCTTCGCGGCCGACGAACGCTCTCGTCTGGTGCTTCGCCATCTTCTGCTCTGCCTTCAGCCTCCTGCTCATACTCACCGGCGTCATCACCCTTATCGTCTTCCTCGCCGTGAAGCCCAGACACCCATCTTTCGATATTGCAAATGCGAGCCTCAGCAGCATCTACATCGACTCGCCGGGCTTCctcaatggggagctcttcatcCTCGCCAATTTCACGAACCCAAATCAGAGAATCAACATGGGGTTTGAGTATTTGAACATCGAGCTCCTCTTCCATGGCACGCTGATCGCTGCCCGGGCCATCAAGCCTTTTGGGCAGAGGAGCGGGGAGTCGAGGCTGCAGACGATACAGATGGTGTCGAGAGGGGTCCCTCTGCCATCGATGCTCTTGTTGGAACTTCAGCGACAGGTGAGGAACAACAGAATTCAGTATGAGATCAGGGGAAACTTCAAAACCAGAGCAGGGTTTGGGTTGAGCCACATCACGTACTGGATCACTAGACAGTGCTTCGTTGAGCTCACAAGCCCACCTAATGGAGTCTTAGTCGGTCGTATCTGCACAATGAACTAA